A window from Natronorubrum aibiense encodes these proteins:
- a CDS encoding RNA-guided endonuclease InsQ/TnpB family protein has product MKRVNTFEVVPQTENDKECLLRLLDASASLWNELTYERRQNYFGDGDVWDTSEYRGRYNGVVGSATVQQVTRKNSEAWRSFFALKEKGEYANPPSYWGNEEDGRELRTYIRCNQYTIQWGKRSRLEIPVGQELKDEYGLGYHERLRLEVRGNPKWDGKQGRLELEYDEVSDTFRAFQPVTVPDSRLDSPLASEEAALDVGANNLVACSTTTGSQYLYDGRELFGRFRETTDEIARLQSQLREGRYSSKRIRRLYRQRTKRRDHAQNALVRDLVERLYDEGVVTVYVGDLTDVLETHWSVRVNEKTHNFWAFKKFIHRLACVCEEYGISLETESEAWTSQTCPECGNHEETVRHGDTLTCPCGFEGHADLTASETFLRENSDCEVRPMARPVRFEWDDHDWSGKPHPHESPKEVRTNPQVASVGR; this is encoded by the coding sequence ATGAAGCGCGTCAACACCTTCGAGGTGGTTCCACAGACCGAGAACGACAAAGAGTGTCTCCTACGGCTACTCGACGCCTCCGCTTCCCTGTGGAACGAACTGACCTACGAGCGCCGTCAGAACTACTTCGGTGACGGCGACGTGTGGGACACCTCCGAATACCGAGGGCGCTACAACGGCGTCGTCGGAAGCGCCACCGTCCAACAGGTCACGCGCAAGAACAGCGAAGCGTGGCGGTCGTTCTTCGCGCTCAAGGAGAAAGGCGAGTACGCTAATCCACCGTCGTACTGGGGTAATGAGGAAGACGGACGCGAACTCCGCACCTACATCCGATGCAACCAGTACACGATTCAGTGGGGCAAGCGTAGCCGTCTCGAAATACCCGTCGGGCAAGAACTGAAAGACGAATACGGACTCGGCTACCACGAACGACTCCGCCTCGAAGTCCGAGGCAACCCGAAGTGGGACGGCAAACAGGGTCGTCTGGAACTTGAGTACGATGAGGTTAGCGACACGTTCAGGGCTTTCCAACCAGTCACCGTACCTGATTCTCGACTGGATTCACCACTGGCTTCCGAAGAAGCCGCCCTCGACGTTGGCGCAAACAATCTCGTCGCGTGTTCCACGACCACTGGTTCCCAGTACCTCTACGACGGTCGAGAGTTGTTCGGACGGTTCCGCGAGACGACTGACGAAATCGCCCGTCTACAGTCGCAACTCCGAGAGGGACGCTACAGTTCCAAGCGGATTCGACGGCTGTACCGACAGCGGACGAAACGCCGTGATCACGCACAGAACGCGCTGGTGCGCGACCTCGTTGAACGGTTGTACGACGAAGGCGTGGTGACAGTGTACGTGGGTGATTTGACCGACGTCCTAGAAACGCACTGGTCGGTCAGGGTGAACGAGAAGACGCACAACTTCTGGGCGTTCAAGAAGTTCATCCACCGTCTCGCGTGTGTCTGTGAGGAGTACGGTATCTCCCTCGAAACCGAGTCAGAAGCATGGACGAGTCAGACGTGCCCCGAGTGTGGCAACCACGAGGAGACAGTTCGCCACGGGGATACGCTGACGTGCCCGTGCGGTTTCGAGGGGCACGCCGATCTCACGGCATCAGAGACGTTCCTTCGAGAAAACAGCGATTGCGAAGTTAGGCCGATGGCACGGCCTGTGCGATTCGAGTGGGACGACCACGATTGGTCGGGGAAACCACACCCTCACGAAAGTCCCAAAGAAGTGCGCACGAACCCGCAAGTTGCCTCCGTGGGTCGGTAG
- the tnpA gene encoding IS200/IS605 family transposase: MVKSTRHAKYELYYHIVFVPKSRRSHLTGKMKERLETIFAEVCEDKDLELAETEVMPDHVHLFIGSPPKNAPSLIVNWVKGISARKYNQRYDDRVKWTRTYYVGTAGSASKGAVEQYIAEQEGDDE, translated from the coding sequence ATGGTAAAGAGTACCCGTCACGCGAAATACGAACTCTACTACCACATAGTGTTCGTGCCGAAGTCTCGGCGTTCGCACCTGACGGGGAAGATGAAGGAACGTCTCGAAACCATCTTCGCGGAAGTCTGTGAGGACAAAGACCTCGAACTGGCCGAGACCGAGGTTATGCCCGACCACGTACACCTGTTCATCGGAAGTCCACCAAAGAACGCCCCGTCCCTCATCGTCAACTGGGTCAAGGGCATCTCGGCGCGGAAGTATAACCAGCGGTACGACGACCGCGTGAAGTGGACTCGTACCTACTACGTCGGTACAGCGGGAAGTGCCTCGAAGGGCGCTGTCGAACAGTACATCGCTGAACAGGAAGGTGACGACGAATGA
- a CDS encoding ABC transporter permease, translating into MSIRKYVSDVETNWNWHGIRLISALVYLTMILPLIVVVVNSFSAQRIATFPPRGLTLDWYVEFFRDDMFLSAVWVSTQVGIAAAILAGAIGTLTAMGFVRKPFPMKKALSIALLTPMIVPPVIVGIAATSFFAEIGLDRNIWWLIVMHTLLALPYAFLIVRSRLYLFDETLEDAAMTLGADRLVTFREITLPQVAPAIVTAMVLSFVISFGEFTASQFWVQRETTTVPVVIYSMVRTTITPKVNVLATLVLVITIVVPIVGLAIQRWLTNNTN; encoded by the coding sequence ATGAGCATTCGCAAGTATGTATCCGATGTCGAAACGAACTGGAACTGGCACGGGATTAGACTCATCTCTGCGCTGGTCTACCTGACCATGATCCTCCCGCTAATCGTCGTCGTTGTCAACTCCTTTAGTGCGCAACGGATCGCGACCTTTCCGCCGAGGGGACTGACACTAGACTGGTACGTCGAGTTCTTCAGGGACGACATGTTTCTCAGCGCGGTCTGGGTGAGTACACAGGTCGGAATCGCCGCTGCGATACTGGCGGGCGCGATCGGCACACTCACCGCCATGGGATTCGTCCGAAAGCCGTTCCCCATGAAGAAGGCGCTCTCGATCGCACTCCTAACCCCGATGATCGTCCCGCCAGTGATCGTTGGCATCGCGGCAACGAGCTTCTTCGCAGAGATCGGTCTGGATCGGAATATCTGGTGGCTGATCGTCATGCACACGTTACTCGCGTTACCTTACGCGTTCCTGATCGTCCGCAGTCGTCTCTACCTCTTCGATGAAACGCTTGAGGATGCGGCGATGACCCTTGGTGCGGATCGATTGGTGACGTTTCGGGAGATCACGCTTCCACAGGTCGCGCCGGCAATTGTCACGGCGATGGTTCTTTCGTTTGTTATCTCGTTCGGCGAGTTCACCGCCTCGCAGTTCTGGGTACAGCGGGAAACGACCACGGTTCCGGTCGTCATCTACTCGATGGTGCGAACGACGATCACGCCGAAGGTGAACGTGCTTGCGACGCTTGTGCTCGTAATCACGATAGTCGTCCCGATCGTCGGACTTGCAATCCAGCGGTGGCTGACTAACAACACCAACTGA
- a CDS encoding ABC transporter substrate-binding protein codes for MRESLNGAVGDAGSSSRGSQSRRRVLQSIGGVSAAGLAGLAGCIGGGSSDPFVVQVTGGNYIDSYESEVFSAFEEERDVNVEVNQISDQFDGYNQIQSGQSDAHVTITSANTLYMGASEGVWEPIDTGELNNYDSLADTFKNPVYDAGDDVHGIPTVYGTIGMAYNRDELGELDSWEACWDEANAGGITMQGTDFVRVFTTALYLGMDPNEIGADGSYEDGIQRVWDSVREQKDLVSSYWSTGDEHVRMYAQNEAYVGEAWGGRIKAAIDDGHDHLDYVIPEEGAYGWSDNWAMVSGIDDDKRSTAMAFFDFLLTEDVLVPLAEALGYPPATDATSDVIENLGDYDPTGGERLTFLDPGYQEEHSDEWSEEWESIQS; via the coding sequence ATGAGAGAATCTCTCAATGGGGCGGTCGGTGACGCCGGTAGCTCTTCGAGGGGAAGCCAGAGCCGACGTCGGGTATTACAATCGATCGGCGGCGTTAGCGCTGCAGGTCTCGCCGGTCTTGCGGGTTGTATCGGCGGTGGCTCGAGTGACCCGTTCGTCGTTCAAGTTACCGGCGGAAACTACATCGACTCGTATGAAAGCGAGGTGTTCTCAGCGTTCGAAGAGGAGAGAGACGTAAACGTCGAGGTCAACCAGATAAGCGATCAGTTCGACGGATATAATCAGATTCAGTCTGGTCAGTCCGACGCACACGTGACGATTACATCCGCGAACACACTGTACATGGGTGCGAGCGAGGGTGTCTGGGAGCCGATCGACACGGGTGAGCTCAATAACTATGATAGTCTCGCCGATACGTTCAAGAACCCGGTTTACGACGCCGGAGACGACGTCCACGGCATTCCGACAGTGTACGGAACCATCGGGATGGCGTACAACCGCGACGAACTCGGAGAACTTGACTCGTGGGAAGCGTGCTGGGACGAGGCGAACGCCGGCGGCATCACCATGCAAGGGACCGACTTCGTGCGCGTCTTCACGACCGCCCTTTATCTCGGAATGGATCCCAACGAGATCGGCGCCGACGGCTCTTACGAGGACGGAATCCAACGGGTCTGGGATTCGGTCCGCGAGCAAAAGGATCTGGTCTCCAGTTACTGGTCCACGGGCGACGAGCACGTCCGAATGTACGCGCAAAACGAGGCGTACGTCGGCGAAGCGTGGGGCGGCCGAATCAAGGCCGCTATCGACGACGGCCACGACCACCTCGATTACGTCATTCCGGAGGAGGGTGCGTACGGCTGGTCTGACAACTGGGCAATGGTATCCGGAATCGACGACGATAAGCGAAGCACTGCAATGGCGTTCTTCGACTTCTTACTCACCGAGGATGTATTAGTCCCGCTTGCGGAGGCGCTCGGCTACCCGCCGGCGACCGACGCGACGTCTGATGTGATCGAAAACCTCGGCGACTACGATCCGACGGGCGGTGAACGGCTTACCTTCTTGGACCCCGGATACCAGGAGGAGCACTCCGACGAGTGGTCAGAGGAGTGGGAGAGTATCCAATCGTAG
- a CDS encoding creatininase family protein yields the protein MSRDGDSVPRRYDELTWSDIDDAAANGAMVVVPVGATEDHGPHLPLDVDRRIVEAICEPAVAARDDALLFPTVDHGYLPHHMDFPGGITIDWRTFVDYVIDVCVSLAHHGFERILLVNGHGSNHHLLELASRQVLLQYPDVHCAMLSWWEIDEVRETASAVREAGPQGSAHAGEMETSIYMHLFPERVDMDAAVRDVEYPDSRHFNNLDLAGQTRPEDSTPVTMLGWWSTVSETGVMGDATVATPETGELLLEAAIEGLGSVLEEFAKHPIRSIDDHHARSVNDREYDPFRPR from the coding sequence ATGAGTCGTGACGGCGACTCGGTACCCCGTCGTTACGACGAACTCACGTGGTCCGATATCGACGACGCCGCGGCGAACGGTGCGATGGTCGTCGTTCCCGTCGGCGCGACCGAAGACCACGGTCCTCACCTCCCTCTGGACGTCGACCGTCGAATCGTCGAAGCGATCTGTGAACCGGCCGTCGCCGCCAGGGACGACGCGCTGTTGTTTCCGACGGTCGATCACGGCTACCTCCCCCATCACATGGACTTTCCGGGCGGAATCACGATCGACTGGCGCACGTTCGTCGACTACGTCATCGACGTCTGCGTCTCGCTCGCCCACCACGGGTTCGAGCGGATCCTGCTCGTCAACGGACACGGTTCGAACCACCACCTCCTTGAGCTGGCCAGCCGACAGGTGCTGCTCCAGTATCCCGACGTCCACTGCGCGATGCTCTCGTGGTGGGAGATCGACGAGGTCCGCGAGACCGCGAGCGCGGTTCGCGAGGCCGGCCCGCAGGGGTCGGCCCACGCCGGCGAGATGGAGACGTCGATCTACATGCATCTGTTCCCGGAGCGCGTCGACATGGACGCCGCCGTCCGCGACGTCGAGTATCCCGACAGTCGTCACTTCAACAACCTCGATCTCGCGGGCCAGACCCGTCCGGAGGACTCGACGCCCGTGACGATGCTGGGGTGGTGGTCGACAGTCTCAGAAACCGGCGTCATGGGCGACGCGACCGTTGCCACCCCCGAAACCGGCGAGCTACTCCTCGAGGCCGCGATCGAGGGGCTCGGCTCCGTCCTCGAGGAGTTCGCCAAACATCCGATCCGATCGATCGACGATCACCACGCGCGATCCGTAAATGACCGCGAATACGACCCTTTCAGACCGCGATGA
- a CDS encoding ABC transporter permease — protein MSNETASTTAEAPNRIDSIRQRLMESERFGYLLSPGSGLLWVLLFLFLPMTVIVAFSLFRAGEFGTIIYEPTLENYRRFVNGSVYHRVIARSLLIGVVTTLIVLPFGYTLGYFLGRSKSRWTPILLGLVVVQFWVPLVIRTYAWIPILGRQGIFNDFLLWLGVVGQPVEILYTTHGMILGLAVSIMPFMVLPVYSIVSTIDEEIIQAAKTLGASDARAFREVTLPLSWPGVVSGILFTFILSAGSYLAPQLLGGTNDRLIAPVIETVFSQDFNWPFAATLSLVYVAMIVGILYLFSRKADIEEALEGTQL, from the coding sequence ATGAGTAACGAAACCGCATCAACGACGGCAGAGGCACCCAATCGAATCGATTCGATCCGGCAGCGACTGATGGAGAGTGAGCGGTTCGGCTACCTGCTCTCGCCGGGATCTGGGCTACTATGGGTACTGCTGTTCTTGTTCCTGCCGATGACTGTCATCGTCGCGTTCAGTTTATTCCGGGCAGGCGAGTTCGGGACCATCATCTACGAACCGACACTCGAGAACTACCGGCGGTTCGTCAACGGGTCCGTCTATCATCGCGTGATCGCTCGGTCACTGCTGATCGGCGTCGTGACGACGCTGATCGTGTTACCGTTCGGCTACACGCTCGGGTACTTCCTGGGACGGTCCAAGAGCCGCTGGACGCCGATCCTGTTGGGGCTCGTCGTTGTCCAGTTCTGGGTCCCGCTCGTGATCCGCACCTATGCGTGGATCCCGATCCTAGGTCGACAGGGAATCTTCAACGACTTCCTGTTGTGGCTCGGCGTCGTCGGTCAACCGGTCGAGATCCTCTATACGACCCACGGGATGATTCTCGGACTGGCGGTAAGCATCATGCCATTTATGGTACTGCCGGTGTACTCGATCGTCAGCACGATCGACGAGGAGATTATCCAGGCGGCGAAGACCCTGGGTGCAAGCGACGCCCGGGCATTCCGGGAGGTAACGCTTCCACTCTCCTGGCCTGGTGTCGTCTCTGGAATCCTGTTCACCTTCATCCTCTCGGCGGGATCGTATCTTGCACCTCAGTTACTCGGCGGGACCAATGACCGACTGATCGCACCTGTCATCGAGACCGTGTTCAGCCAGGACTTCAACTGGCCGTTCGCGGCGACGCTGTCGCTTGTCTACGTGGCGATGATTGTCGGTATACTCTACCTGTTCAGTCGAAAAGCAGACATCGAGGAAGCACTCGAGGGGACCCAGCTATGA
- a CDS encoding M24 family metallopeptidase: MTGARIQHGETGHHDYERQELHRVLEPVARENLELVQERMAESDVDALIVNRSDNLRYLTGYGPYDSFSLSAEHGVVVTRMGDPTIVVAPRLAADLDDRHWLADVVPFSTTKGEAAETFATVLEERDVADGVVALDPHMEYRFARKLEVSLPGCRLRDAGDLLFEARAVKTDAEIALIDEGLSIAELAIEAGIEAVEVGVRECEVSGTIMDAMISAGAAGAYALPAIVSSGVRWSRCQEYPSRKRIRRGEFVQLDEGPMWKGYYSELARMAFPGTPSDKQRSMYQATFAAHEAAIDAIEPGATGREVYDAARDVFVEFGYEEWLTNGDIGHGIGVVAHEPPYVGPTADVTLEENMIVMIEPGLFRRDVAGVRFEDMVLVTDRGREVLSRTPHPDHEKFV; encoded by the coding sequence ATGACCGGCGCACGGATCCAGCATGGCGAGACGGGACACCATGACTACGAGCGCCAAGAACTGCACCGAGTCCTTGAACCAGTCGCACGGGAGAATCTTGAACTGGTACAGGAACGGATGGCTGAATCGGATGTCGACGCCCTGATCGTGAACCGGTCCGACAACCTCCGATATCTCACCGGCTACGGCCCCTACGACAGTTTTTCCCTATCGGCTGAACACGGTGTAGTCGTGACCCGGATGGGAGATCCGACGATCGTCGTCGCCCCTCGACTGGCCGCGGACCTTGATGACCGCCACTGGCTCGCGGATGTCGTCCCGTTCTCGACGACGAAAGGTGAGGCTGCGGAGACGTTCGCGACGGTGCTCGAGGAGCGCGACGTCGCGGACGGCGTTGTCGCCCTCGATCCGCACATGGAGTACCGGTTCGCCCGGAAACTCGAGGTGTCGCTCCCAGGGTGCCGGCTGCGTGACGCGGGTGACCTGCTCTTCGAAGCACGGGCTGTCAAGACGGACGCGGAGATCGCGCTCATCGACGAAGGGCTCTCGATCGCCGAACTCGCGATCGAGGCCGGAATCGAGGCGGTTGAGGTTGGCGTCCGCGAGTGCGAGGTCTCCGGAACGATCATGGATGCCATGATCTCGGCCGGCGCAGCCGGTGCTTACGCCCTCCCGGCGATCGTCAGCTCCGGCGTCCGCTGGTCGCGCTGCCAAGAGTATCCCTCCAGAAAGCGCATCCGGCGGGGAGAGTTCGTCCAACTTGACGAAGGGCCGATGTGGAAAGGCTACTACAGCGAACTGGCCCGAATGGCGTTCCCCGGTACGCCGTCCGACAAACAGCGATCGATGTATCAGGCGACGTTCGCGGCCCACGAGGCGGCGATTGACGCCATCGAACCCGGCGCGACCGGTCGCGAGGTGTACGACGCCGCGCGCGACGTCTTTGTCGAGTTCGGCTACGAGGAGTGGTTGACCAACGGCGACATCGGCCACGGCATCGGTGTCGTCGCCCACGAACCGCCGTATGTGGGCCCGACTGCGGACGTCACGCTCGAGGAGAACATGATCGTTATGATCGAACCGGGCCTGTTCCGGCGAGACGTCGCCGGCGTTCGCTTCGAAGATATGGTACTCGTAACCGACCGCGGCCGCGAGGTACTCTCGCGAACCCCTCATCCCGATCATGAGAAGTTTGTCTGA
- a CDS encoding CoA transferase subunit A: protein MTHTIDAINQQDGIGDEMDDREKVMDLATAIERYVTDGSSIAFGGMGGRDPEAAAREIVRQGTTGLTVLDDARTTLLDIMVGAGCVDEYVGSWVGTSLISQGHNIRNAVENDVPHHLEMRDVSNFGSSLMFLAGAMDLPFVPTRSMLDTDIPTYNDDLEVIEDPLGSGDPLVLVPPARPDVAVIHVQRCDPMGNAQILGNVVNDHLKARAAEHTIVTCEELVPTEEIQRRPEFTRIPFYTVDAVVEVPFGSHPWHCYGQYYADLPFYREYGLRSQDYDEFCEWLDEWICPHEEYLEKVGTDRLATLEHMERTINGASPVEGADE, encoded by the coding sequence ATGACACACACCATAGACGCTATCAACCAGCAGGACGGCATCGGTGACGAAATGGACGACCGCGAGAAGGTCATGGACCTCGCCACCGCGATCGAGAGATACGTAACCGACGGCTCGAGCATCGCCTTCGGCGGGATGGGCGGCCGCGATCCAGAGGCGGCCGCCCGCGAAATCGTCCGCCAGGGGACGACGGGACTGACCGTTCTCGACGACGCTCGAACGACCCTGCTCGATATCATGGTCGGTGCGGGCTGCGTCGACGAATACGTCGGCTCCTGGGTCGGGACGAGTCTCATCTCGCAGGGACACAACATCCGAAACGCAGTCGAGAACGACGTCCCCCACCACCTCGAGATGCGCGACGTCTCGAACTTCGGCTCCTCGCTGATGTTTCTCGCTGGGGCGATGGACCTCCCGTTCGTGCCGACACGATCGATGCTCGATACGGACATACCGACGTACAACGACGACCTTGAGGTGATAGAGGACCCGCTTGGGTCAGGTGATCCGCTCGTACTCGTCCCCCCGGCGCGCCCCGACGTCGCGGTTATCCACGTCCAGCGGTGCGATCCGATGGGAAACGCACAGATACTGGGCAACGTCGTCAACGATCACCTCAAGGCCCGGGCCGCCGAACACACAATAGTCACCTGTGAGGAACTCGTCCCGACCGAAGAGATCCAGCGGCGACCGGAGTTCACCCGCATCCCGTTCTACACGGTCGACGCGGTCGTTGAGGTTCCGTTTGGCTCCCATCCGTGGCACTGTTACGGGCAGTACTACGCCGACCTTCCGTTCTACCGGGAGTACGGTCTCCGATCGCAGGACTACGACGAGTTCTGCGAGTGGCTCGACGAGTGGATCTGCCCCCACGAAGAGTACCTCGAGAAAGTGGGTACCGATCGGTTGGCAACGCTTGAGCACATGGAACGGACGATCAACGGTGCCAGCCCCGTGGAGGGTGCCGATGAGTGA
- a CDS encoding ArgE/DapE family deacylase, with amino-acid sequence MKPYDIETAASERVEAAVDEIRDDVVDFAADLVRVRSVLNEEQPAQERVRDQLEALDLEVEEIRVDEVPGIEDHDEYVERDLSSEDRPNLLATREGAGNGPSLLFNGHVDVVPEGDREAWSFDPFAGTVEDRRLLGRGASDMKGGVAAMIFALEALDRAGIELLGDLSLNTVIEEEYGGSGGTLASVLGGVDADAVVIPEPTGFDTWIANDGVSYFRVSVEGKSAHAAETDAGVNAISKLLPIYHALEDLHGERKTTVHDELFEEWHEHTVSLNLGTIQGGDWVSSVPDEAHLEARISHAPEETREDLRETVERTVERAAEGDPWLEEYPPEIEWFGWRGRSAKIDPDEPIVRTVEDVASEALGRESHAKGFPGGIDSRFFVNENGTPAVCFGPGAYNIHGTDEYLPVAELEELTLALALTAMSWCGYRVTPDES; translated from the coding sequence ATGAAACCGTATGACATTGAGACAGCGGCGAGCGAACGCGTCGAAGCCGCCGTCGATGAGATACGCGACGACGTCGTCGACTTCGCGGCCGATCTCGTTCGTGTTCGAAGCGTTCTGAACGAGGAACAACCCGCCCAGGAGCGCGTTCGAGATCAGCTCGAAGCGCTCGACCTCGAGGTCGAGGAGATCCGCGTCGACGAGGTTCCGGGAATCGAAGATCACGACGAGTATGTGGAACGCGATCTCTCGTCCGAGGACCGGCCGAACCTCCTTGCGACTCGCGAGGGAGCGGGCAACGGGCCGTCGTTGCTTTTCAACGGGCACGTCGACGTCGTCCCCGAAGGCGACCGTGAGGCGTGGTCGTTCGATCCGTTCGCCGGGACGGTCGAAGACAGACGGCTCCTCGGCCGGGGAGCATCGGACATGAAAGGGGGTGTCGCCGCGATGATCTTCGCGCTCGAGGCCCTCGATCGCGCGGGAATCGAACTGCTCGGCGACCTCTCTCTCAACACAGTCATCGAAGAGGAGTACGGCGGCTCGGGTGGGACGCTCGCGAGCGTCCTCGGAGGCGTCGACGCGGACGCAGTCGTGATCCCAGAACCGACGGGATTTGACACATGGATCGCGAACGACGGCGTCTCCTACTTCCGGGTGTCCGTCGAGGGGAAGAGTGCGCACGCGGCGGAGACCGACGCCGGCGTGAACGCGATCTCAAAGCTGTTGCCGATCTATCACGCGCTCGAGGACCTCCACGGCGAACGCAAGACGACGGTCCACGACGAGCTATTCGAGGAGTGGCACGAACACACGGTCTCGCTGAACCTTGGAACGATCCAGGGCGGCGACTGGGTCTCGAGCGTCCCCGACGAAGCGCACCTCGAGGCGCGGATCTCGCACGCGCCCGAAGAGACGCGCGAAGACCTCCGCGAGACAGTCGAGCGGACGGTCGAGCGGGCCGCCGAGGGAGATCCGTGGCTCGAAGAGTACCCGCCCGAGATCGAGTGGTTCGGCTGGCGCGGGCGGTCGGCGAAGATCGATCCCGACGAGCCGATCGTTCGGACCGTTGAGGACGTCGCTTCCGAGGCGCTAGGCCGGGAGAGCCACGCCAAGGGGTTCCCCGGCGGGATCGACTCGCGGTTCTTCGTCAACGAGAACGGGACGCCAGCCGTCTGTTTCGGGCCGGGCGCGTACAATATCCACGGCACCGACGAGTACCTCCCAGTCGCGGAACTTGAGGAACTCACGCTCGCGCTCGCGTTGACTGCCATGTCGTGGTGTGGCTACAGGGTGACGCCGGATGAGTCGTGA
- a CDS encoding ABC transporter ATP-binding protein: MSFLDINNLRKAFGETVAVDGISFSVEEGEFVTVVGPSGCGKTTTLLNIAGLQTPTAGSIRLQGTDLTNLPPYERDIGVVFQDYALFPHKTIAENIAFGLKMRGADEREREERVAEMLSMINLEGYEDEYPHECSGGQQQRVAVARALAFDPDLVLMDEPLSNLDKKLRGTMRTELKRIQRETGITTIYVTHNQTEALSMGDRIAVLNDGSLEQYDDPKTAYERPASPFVADFLGTSSRIDGTLQLRSTPNVQFGDSSMIVEARDGFDDGDDVAVFVRTELASLSTDRPAVENTFRGTIESVDYQGQGAVYFVSVPAFGTTMQVNHHANASMLEPDNEVWVSIDPSDVIYTASQVSADGSERPEIPAEGR, from the coding sequence ATGTCATTTCTCGATATAAACAACTTACGAAAGGCGTTTGGTGAGACCGTCGCCGTCGACGGAATTTCCTTTTCCGTTGAGGAAGGGGAGTTCGTCACGGTCGTCGGCCCGAGCGGTTGTGGGAAGACGACGACACTCCTCAACATCGCTGGCCTCCAGACGCCGACGGCCGGATCGATCCGACTGCAGGGAACCGACCTTACGAACCTCCCGCCGTACGAACGCGATATCGGCGTCGTCTTCCAGGACTATGCTCTCTTTCCGCACAAGACCATCGCGGAGAATATCGCCTTCGGGCTCAAGATGCGCGGCGCCGACGAACGCGAACGCGAAGAGAGAGTCGCCGAAATGCTCTCGATGATCAATCTCGAGGGCTACGAGGACGAGTATCCACACGAGTGCAGCGGCGGACAACAACAACGGGTAGCCGTCGCTCGAGCGCTCGCGTTCGATCCCGACCTCGTGTTGATGGATGAACCGCTGTCCAACCTCGACAAGAAGCTTCGGGGAACGATGCGAACCGAACTCAAACGCATTCAGCGCGAAACCGGCATCACGACGATCTACGTCACCCACAACCAGACGGAGGCGCTCTCGATGGGCGACCGGATCGCGGTATTGAACGACGGTAGTCTGGAGCAGTACGACGACCCGAAGACGGCGTACGAGCGACCAGCATCGCCGTTTGTCGCGGACTTCCTCGGAACCTCGAGCAGGATCGACGGGACCCTCCAACTCAGGTCGACGCCCAACGTTCAGTTCGGCGACTCGAGTATGATCGTCGAGGCTCGTGACGGGTTCGACGACGGCGACGACGTCGCCGTCTTCGTCCGGACCGAACTCGCGTCCCTCAGTACGGATCGACCCGCAGTCGAGAACACCTTCCGGGGAACCATCGAGAGCGTGGATTACCAGGGACAGGGTGCCGTCTACTTCGTGTCCGTCCCCGCGTTCGGGACGACGATGCAGGTGAACCACCACGCGAACGCGAGCATGCTCGAGCCCGACAACGAGGTCTGGGTGAGCATCGATCCTTCGGACGTCATCTACACGGCGTCGCAGGTATCGGCCGATGGGTCGGAACGACCCGAGATTCCCGCGGAGGGGCGATGA